In Candidatus Desulfatibia profunda, the DNA window AGAAGAAGACTCCGGTTGAATTCCCTCATGCCAGGCATTTTGTTTACGAGTGCAAAGCGTGCCACCACAAATGGGAAAGAACAACCCAAATCAATAGCTGTACAACATCAGATTGCCATGATCTGCTCAAACCACCGAAGGCGCCCACAAAATACCTGGCCTATACGGATACGGGCATCAAATATTTCAAGTATGCATTTCATGAAAAATGTGTCGGATGCCACAAAGCCATCAAATCCAAACGCAAAGAAATGGAAATGTCATATGTGACCTTGAAGGAAAAACTGCCCAAGACCGGCCCGACCGGTTGTATTGAGTGTCACCCGAAAAAATAGGTTTTAGAAAATAACCAATTTTTGATTTCAGGTGCCAGTGTTCAGGTGTCAGGGTGTAATTACTGAACACTGACACCTGAAACCTTGTTGTTGGGTCTAATTTTAAGAATCTAAAAGCGCAAATTATGACCGTTTAAGGTATAGTCTTTGGCAACCCTTGCCCTGTTGTCCCGAACATTTCCTGCCGCATGTTTCGCTAAAAACCGCTCTTTATTTATACTTGTGAACGACACAATCATTGTGGTAATTTAAGTATTTCGTGAACAATGCCGATAGGTTTTAAGGTGAGGCGTTAAAACTGAAAGAACTTGAGATGCCCCAAAAGAACATTGCAGCCTTAATGAGAGAAAACAAGACGCTGATTATTATTATTGCAGTGGTTCTTTTTTTACTCGAACTTGAAATTTTTGCACTTGCAGCCATGAAGTCCGGCCGCAAATCATGGCTTCAGATAGCAAACGCCCA includes these proteins:
- a CDS encoding cytochrome c3 family protein: MHRIRIGVLCLMMVFLLGISWEATGLEKEAGKQETEEMCVPMGMIVLAPAESVEKKKTPVEFPHARHFVYECKACHHKWERTTQINSCTTSDCHDLLKPPKAPTKYLAYTDTGIKYFKYAFHEKCVGCHKAIKSKRKEMEMSYVTLKEKLPKTGPTGCIECHPKK